CTTGACGGCTGATATCGTATTCCTCAGCTATTTCACCTAAGGAGAAATCATCCGCATAGTACATCTCCATATAATTCATTTGTTTTTCTGTCAACAAAGTGGAGTAAAATTCAAATAATGCGTTCATTCGATTGGTTTTTTCAATTTCCATAGTTTTTTTACTCCTATCTTCAATCCCTTTTAGGTTACCGATTTCAGAGTGATTAGTCAATAGTTCTTATTTGATTTTCACGTTTTTTTCAAATGATTTAATCAATTGATCATAATAACTTTGCGGATTTACACAAAAATCCTTTTTAGATAAGCAGTATTCTATGCTTTCTTGTTGATCATTATTCTGACGATAACTAGGAATAAGATAGTTCATCCCTATAACCTTTCAGATGGATTTCTTGCATTTTTTGTCTTTTATTCATCAAATAATGTTAGTACTCCATTTTCCGTCATTGATATTCCTCACCATTGATGACTGTTTGCCACTCATTTTCTGAAACTACATCCAAGCCTTTGGATATGAAGTAAGCTGTTGCAACACCTGGCCCGTTGCGACGATCACCAGAAAATGTACCATCATAAATGTTACTGCCTCCACACGATGGGCTATTTTCTTTCAAAATAATCGTTGTGACACCTTTTTCAACTAACTTTTGGTAGGCGATAATTGCACCTTGTTTAAATAAAGCTGTCATATCTTCTCCTGTTTTAGTAAGAACTTTGGCTTTGGCATTCCAAACGTCAAAACCATCTCCTCCACTAATTTCAGCAGGTTCCCGAGGTATTGGTAAGCCACCCAAAACTTCTGGACAAACAAGTATTGCTTGACCATTCTCTACTAATTTCTTTAAAGCCGTGATTTCTTTTGACTGACCATCATAGCGGCAGCAAATACCACCAAGGCATGCGCTAATTCCAATCATTTGCTTCCCTCTTTTCAATCTTTATTATTATACCATTTCTTTGACGTTGAAAGTAGTTTTACAAACATTCCATAAAGTTTTTGATAGCTAGGAATCTGTGATAAAATAACCTTGTGATTATTTCGTATTCAAAGGAGCCCAACAGATGAAAAAAGTACTAGTTGTCGATGACGAACCTTCTATTGTAACGTTGTTGACATTTAATTTAGAAAAAGACGGTTATAAGGTGACAACAGCTGTCGATGGTGCAGTTGGATATGAGTTAGCTCTTTCCAATCAATTTGATTTTATTATTTTAGATGTTATGTTGCCGCACATGGATGGTTTGGAAATTACAAAATCATTACGCAGAGAAAAAATCGATACACCGATTTTGATATTGACAGCTAAAGATGATCAAGTGGATAAAATCATTGGATTGGAAATTGGTGCAGATGACTATCTAACTAAGCCTTTTAGCCCTAGAGAAGTTTTAGCCAGGATGAAAGCAATCTTCCGCCGCTTAAAACCTGCGCCAACTAAATCAGAAGATTTTAATGAAGCAGCTAAAGCGCCTTTGGCATTAGGAGAAATCCTTGTGGATGAGCAGAATTATGAAGTGAGCGTGCGTGGTGAAAAAATTGAGTTGACCCCAAAAGAGTTTGAGCTTCTTGTTTACTTTATGAAACGTAAAGATCGAGTGATCGATCGTGATACTTTACTGGACCGAATTTGGAACTATGATTTCGCTGGTCAAAGCCGTATCGTCGATGTACATGTTAGCCATTTGAGAGATAAAATTGAAATCGATCCAAAACGGCCTGCCTATCTAGTCACAGTTAGAGGATTCGGCTATCGTTTTCAGGAGCCTAAAAAATGAGAAAACGTCAGCGTCTTGAATATTGGTTAGTTGGGATCGTGATGCTTGCCTTATTTGTAGGCAGTATTTTTTTAACAAACTCATTTTTTAAAAAAGAGTTATTATCTCAACAAGAAGAATACTTACAAAAAAAAGGAACTCTGATTCTCGATCAACTCTCTCCTAATTTATTTTTGACTCAAAAGTTTTCAGATCAGGAAAAAAAAATCATTGAACATTATGCAACAGACAAAAATGAACGACTGACTTTGATGACTGCCAAAGGAGATATTTTTTACGACAGTGTAGATTCGACGCTTCATGAATCCAGAAGTACTCGTCCCGAAGTAAAAGCTATTCTTTCAGGTGCTGATTTTGGTTCTGCATTAAGAAAAAGCACTACTTTAAAAGAAGAATTACTTTATTTAGCTTTACCCGTCGATAAAGAGGGTGAGCGAATAGGTATCCTTCGCATGTCAGAAGAAACAACACAATTTTCTAACAGTATACAATCATTTAAACGGTATATTTTACTCACTTTGGGGCTATTATTTTTGATTATTACGGCATTTGTTTTTTTATTATTACATCAAAAAAATGAACCACTAGTGACTGTTTTACCTGTTTTGAAAAAAATCGTGAAATACCCAGATGAAGCTCGTTCAATCATTCAAGATTCTCCTGAATGGAATGAACTGTATCAAACAGTCAACCTTTTGAGCCAACAAATGAGTCAAACTTATTTAGCCTATACATCTACTGAAGAGCAATTTCATGCTTTATTAGACGAATTGATGATTGGTGTGTTTATGATTGATGTTGATGGAAAATTACAGCTGATCAATCCTAAAATGCTGGATATTTTAATGATTGCTGAAAAAGATACAGGGAAAGATTACTTTGAAGTAATCAACGAACCTGCTCTGATTCATTTAATACATCAAGTTATTACAGAAAAAAGCTCAATACATCAAGAAATCAAGCTAACCGAATCATTGAATGAAAAAATTCTGGATATCTCTTTAAGATTTATAGAAGAAGATGGCAATAATTACCAAGTGCTAGGAATTGCTTATGATTTAACCCGTGTTAGACAATTAGAAAAAATCCAAAAAGACTTTGTTAGTAATGTCTCACACGAATTAAAAACTCCTGTTACGTCCCTTTTAGGCTTTACTGAAACTCTATTGGATGGTGCTAAAGATGATCCTGAAACCTTATCACAATTTTTAGAGATTATGCAAAAAGATGCGTTGCGTCTGCAACAATTGATTCAAGAAATTCTACAGCTTTCTCGTGATGGAAAGAATATTTCATATGATGACCAAGAAGTTTCCTTATTCTCTTTTACTCAAGAAATTCTACGCTCCTATCGAAAAGCAATCAAAGAAAAGAATCTAACGATTGAAATACTTGGTAACGAGACAATAACCTATACAACAAAGTATGAACTTTTTTATCCGATCGTGAAAAATTTGATTGAAAATGCGATTCAATATTCCCAATCAAATGGAACGATCACAATTGATTTTGGTTTTTCAGATACATTCTTTTATATAGTGAAAGATATGGGGATCGGTATTAGTTTAGAGGATCAAGAGCGAATCTTTGAACGGTTTTACCGAGTCGACAAAGCACGCAGTCGCCATTCTGGCGGAACTGGATTAGGCTTGTCGATCGTGCATAATTATACTGAATTATTAGGTGGTACGGTTATGATCGAAAGTCACTTGGGACTAGGATCAACATTTATAGTAAAGCTACCTAAAAATAAATAAAATAAAACAGCAGCTGGTCGTAAAACGAATCTCACCTGCTGTTTTATTTTAGGGGAAGAATTTACTTTTTGGTGATTGTTCCTGATACATCTCGTTCAACTTTCATCGAAGTCATTGGTAAGTAGCCCAACTCTTTCACAACACCTTCTTGAACATCATCTGTCAACATAAAGTCTAAGAAAGGTTTTACATCAGCATCTGGCTCGCCTTTTGTATACATATGTTCGTAAGACCAGATTTTCCAAGAATTATCCGCTACATTTTCTTCTGTTGGTTTTACATCGTCAATACTCAATGCTAACGTTGAGTCATCCATATAAGAAAAGGCAAGATAACTGATTGCACCTGGTGTTTGTGCAACGATTTGACGAACTGTTCCTGAAGAGTCTTGTTCTTGTGACTGAACAGCCGTTGCGCCGTCAAGTCCCCACTTTTCAAAAGTTGCCCGCGTACCACTGCCACTTGGACGATTGATAACAGCGATTTCTTGATCCTTACCGCCTAGGTCTTTCCAATTTTTAGTTTTTCCAGTAAAAATATCGATCAATTCTTGCTTGCTGATATCCTTGACACCAACTTCTTTATTGACTACAGGCCCCATGCCAACAACTGCTACGCGATGATCAACAAGTTTCGACGCATCAACACCTGATTTTTCTTCGGCAAAAACATCTGAATTTCCAATTGTTACAGCGCCATCAGAGACTTGAGATAGTCCTGTTCCACTACCTCCTCCTTGGACTGAAATCGTATAATTAGGATGTTCAGATATGAACTGATCTTTTGCCGCATCTACTAGAGGCTGCAAAGCGGTTGAACCAACTGCTACAATTTTAACGGGTTGATTACTATTACTGCTCTCTTTAGATTTATTAGTACTCTCGCTAGTTGTAGCTCCTTGATTGCCACACCCTGCGATTAAAAGCCCTACACTTAATACAACTGCCGATAATAAACGTTTCTTCATTCTTACACGTCCTTTTCAATTAGTTACAAGCTTAGTTTAACAAGGTAGTGTTAATTCTGTTTCAACGTTTTGTAAATAACGAGTAAAGGAATGTAAAGGTTTTGTTTAGGCAAAAAACAGTTAGGCGATTGCTCGCTTAACTGTTCGTTTTAATATATGTTCCTATTCTTCTCATTGCTTCTTTTAAGGTAGCCATATCAGCTGCATAGCTAATTCGAACGTACCCTTGTGCTTCTTTACCAAATGCAACTCCTGGAATAATTGCTACTGCTTGTTGCTGAGCTAAATCCACACAAAATTTCATCGAATCTTGTTCGTACCCAGAAGGAATTTTAGCAAAAATGTAAAATGCTCCATTAGGTCGAGCAACTTCAAAACCAAAAGAAGTCATTTGTTCGTAAACAAAATCTCGACGTTCACGGTATTCTTCTTTCATCACTGCAGCATCGTTCATCCCTTCAACTAATGCTCTGACCGCAGCTTTTTGAGAAATGGTAGACGCAGCTGTAACCAAATATTGATGTACTTTGATTATTTCGGCAATTAATTTCTCTGGACCAAAAATAAAGCCAATCCTCCAACCAGTCATTGCATGTGACTTTGATAAACCATTAATCAAAATCGTTTGTTCAGGAATAAACTCAGCGATTGATACATGTTGATCTTCGTATGTCAATTCACTGTATATCTCATCACTGATTACGAAAATCGGATACTTTTTCAATACAGTTGCAATTGCTTGAACTTCTTCACGGTTGTACGTTACGCCAGTTGGGTTACTTGGATAGTTTAAAATAATTGCTTTGACTTGATCACCATGCTCTAACATCGCTGCTTCAATCATTGCAGGTGTCAACACAAAATGGTTTGAGGTCGTATCAATATAAATAGGTTCTGCTTGAGCCAATGTAATTACAGGTTCGTATCCAGGGTAGATTGGGGCAGGCATCAAGACTTTATCACCAGGTTCCAAAATAGATAATAAACTAGCTGAAATCGCCTCAGTGGCTCCTACTGTTACCAAAACTTCAGAAGCTGGTTGATAGCTGACACCATATTTTTCTTTCATAAAAAATGTAGCTGCTTCACGGACATCCGTCAATCCTGCCATGCCTGAATAATGCGAAAAGTTAGCATTGATCGCATCATGGGCAGCTGTTTTTACATGTTCAGGGGTATTAAAATCTGGTTCTCCTAAAGTAAGTTTTATGATCCCTTCGATATCTGTCACCTGCTCATCAAATTGGCGAATCATCGAAACAGCGATTTTTCCTACTTGCTTGTTAAATCTTTTTGTTAAATCCATCAAACCATCCCCTCTTATCTAATCGCCAAATCGACGATAATTAAAATAGTTGTGCTCTCATTTTGTATTTTTCTTAATGGAACTATCATAGCACAAGTCAGCCTAAAATGAAATTTGTATTTCAATTTTAGATTTTTTCTCCCCAAATTCACATTTTCCTCTTGCGAAACTTTCTTCTCTTCTTTATAGTTAAGTGAAATGAAGGGAGAGAACCAGATGAAAGGCATTAGAAAAATCACACCCTATGTTCCGGGAGAACAACCGAATTATTCTGATATGATCAAGTTAAACACCAATGAAAATCCCTATCCACCTTCTCCAAAAGTAGCAGAGAGTTTAAAAAAATTCGATGTTGAACGATTGAAACGATATAGTTCCATTGATAACCTCTCTTTAAAAAAGGCTTTAAGTGCGAAACATAATCTATCTCCTGATCACTTTTTAATTGGTAATGGTTCAGATGAAGTCTTAGCTTTTTGCTTTCTCGCTTTTTTCAATAGCTCTGATCCTATTTTGTTTCCAGATATTACTTATGGCTTTTATAAAGTTTGGGCTGATTTATTTCAAATTCCATTCAAAGAGGTGCCGCTAAACAATAATTTTGAGCTAGTCGAGGAAGACTATACACAACTAAACGGCGGTATCATCATAGCCAATCCAAATGCACCTACAGGTTTGTTCAAACCTCTTGAAGAAATCGAACATTTATTAAAGGACAATCAAGACGTTATCGTGATCATCGATGAAGCGTACATTGACTTTGCTGGTCAGTCTGCCATCTCACTTTTAGATAGATACCCAAATCTGATTATTATTCGAACCTTTTCAAAAGCAAATTCTTTAGCAGGGTTACGAGTTGGTTATGCCATTGGCAATCCAGCGTATATTCAAATTGCAGAAAATATCAAGTCATCATTTAATCCCTATTCTGTTGATATGTTAGCGGAAGATCTAGCTACTGCTGCTGTCGAAGATGAAGCGTATTATGCAGGAATAACTAAAGACATTTGTGAAACGAGAGATTGGTTTTCGAAAAATATTGAAAAATCAGGTTTTTCCTCATTGGTTTCCAAAACAAATTTTGTGCTGATAACGCATCCTGATTTGATAATAAAGGAGCTTTATCTTTACTTGGAAGCACACAATATCTTTGTTCGTTACTTTCCAAAAATAAAACGGCTGAACAATTATTTACGCATTTCGATTGGTACGCAAAAAGAAATGGAAGCCGTGAATCAGTTACTAAATCGTTTTGTTAAAGAAACAAAAAATAGTTGAAAGAACGGAGGTTGGGATATAACTCTAAAAGTCACACCCCAACCTCCTTCTTATATAACAATAGGATTAATTTGTTACATCTTTTATAGAATCCAACATATTTTCCAACTCTTTACCATATTTTTTCTTTTTGCTGTTCATTGTCCAAGCCATTCTCTGAGCATAATGTCCTGCATCTGATTCCACTAGATCATACACATAGTAGAATCTAAGACCATCCATCTTAGCGGTCATTAAACGACGAGTTCCTTTCCAGCCGTTAAGATCAATCGGTTTTTCTGTCTCTTCTTCGACCTCTACCGGAAATTCTGTCACTTCTTTAAATCCTTCAAAACCATCGTAGTCTTCTTTTGATTCACTTAAAACAGCAACATACATCATTTTGTCTTCATGCTCTAACCCAACATCTGCATCATCGTTTAATTCCGTTGGGTCTATTTCTACCCAGCCATCAGGCAAGGAAACAGAAAAAGTACCATTTTCAGTCTCAATGATTTCTTCAATCTCATCCTCACTACTAGCTTTAGTGGATGATTCATTTTTTGATTTTGCAGGGGCTTTTTTCTGTTCAGTTTTTTCTGTATTTGTCACTTGTTTACTATTTTTTTCAACTGTAGCACAACTTGTTAAGAGAAGACCTAACCCTAAAATAATGAAAGTTTTCCCAACTTTATTCCTTTTCACTTGATGCTCTCCTTTTTCTGATCTCTTTATTGTCCTATAAAACACTATAGTTCTCTTATTCACTCAACTTAGAAGGTTGTAAGCTACTCCCTATGCCTAGACAAAATCTTTGTGTATTTCAAAACAGTTGCTTTAATTCTTTCATAAAAAATTGCCCAATTGTACTGATGGTACGATTTTTTTGATAAAGGACACAGATTTTGTTATTCGTACTTTCTGCTAAAGGGACTAACCTAATTTCTTTTTTCGTAAATCCAGTCACTACACCCGATCCTGATGCATACGCATCTGTCTCTACAAGTAAATTCATCAACGTCCCTCGATCATTTGTATAGATCACTGTTTCTTGCTCCTGATTTTCAATTAAATCTTCTGAAAAATAAGCAAAATTACTCCCTTCTTGTGTAAATCGAACTTGAGGATAGCAGCATAGTTGTTCTAACTCTATCTCCTTTTGTTTCGCTAAAGGGTGGTTTTTGCCAAGAAAAATATGGGTTTTAAAGCTTCCAACAACCTCGTATGTTAAATTTGCTTGTTCTAAATATCGTTCGATTCCAGATTGATTTTGACTATTTAAATAAATGATTCCCAG
This sequence is a window from Enterococcus sp. 7F3_DIV0205. Protein-coding genes within it:
- the hisC gene encoding histidinol-phosphate transaminase, producing MKGIRKITPYVPGEQPNYSDMIKLNTNENPYPPSPKVAESLKKFDVERLKRYSSIDNLSLKKALSAKHNLSPDHFLIGNGSDEVLAFCFLAFFNSSDPILFPDITYGFYKVWADLFQIPFKEVPLNNNFELVEEDYTQLNGGIIIANPNAPTGLFKPLEEIEHLLKDNQDVIVIIDEAYIDFAGQSAISLLDRYPNLIIIRTFSKANSLAGLRVGYAIGNPAYIQIAENIKSSFNPYSVDMLAEDLATAAVEDEAYYAGITKDICETRDWFSKNIEKSGFSSLVSKTNFVLITHPDLIIKELYLYLEAHNIFVRYFPKIKRLNNYLRISIGTQKEMEAVNQLLNRFVKETKNS
- a CDS encoding sensor histidine kinase; the encoded protein is MRKRQRLEYWLVGIVMLALFVGSIFLTNSFFKKELLSQQEEYLQKKGTLILDQLSPNLFLTQKFSDQEKKIIEHYATDKNERLTLMTAKGDIFYDSVDSTLHESRSTRPEVKAILSGADFGSALRKSTTLKEELLYLALPVDKEGERIGILRMSEETTQFSNSIQSFKRYILLTLGLLFLIITAFVFLLLHQKNEPLVTVLPVLKKIVKYPDEARSIIQDSPEWNELYQTVNLLSQQMSQTYLAYTSTEEQFHALLDELMIGVFMIDVDGKLQLINPKMLDILMIAEKDTGKDYFEVINEPALIHLIHQVITEKSSIHQEIKLTESLNEKILDISLRFIEEDGNNYQVLGIAYDLTRVRQLEKIQKDFVSNVSHELKTPVTSLLGFTETLLDGAKDDPETLSQFLEIMQKDALRLQQLIQEILQLSRDGKNISYDDQEVSLFSFTQEILRSYRKAIKEKNLTIEILGNETITYTTKYELFYPIVKNLIENAIQYSQSNGTITIDFGFSDTFFYIVKDMGIGISLEDQERIFERFYRVDKARSRHSGGTGLGLSIVHNYTELLGGTVMIESHLGLGSTFIVKLPKNK
- a CDS encoding DUF523 domain-containing protein produces the protein MIGISACLGGICCRYDGQSKEITALKKLVENGQAILVCPEVLGGLPIPREPAEISGGDGFDVWNAKAKVLTKTGEDMTALFKQGAIIAYQKLVEKGVTTIILKENSPSCGGSNIYDGTFSGDRRNGPGVATAYFISKGLDVVSENEWQTVINGEEYQ
- a CDS encoding LysR family transcriptional regulator; translation: MNIQQMKYVVAVANNGSFREAAKKLFITQPSLSNGIRELEEEIGVTLFIRTNKGASLTEEGLTFLEHAEKILTQMEIIENRYQEVTKSERFSISSQHYDFLGEVMGKVIQQFKDQYKNFRVFETTTLKVIEDVKSYHSELGIIYLNSQNQSGIERYLEQANLTYEVVGSFKTHIFLGKNHPLAKQKEIELEQLCCYPQVRFTQEGSNFAYFSEDLIENQEQETVIYTNDRGTLMNLLVETDAYASGSGVVTGFTKKEIRLVPLAESTNNKICVLYQKNRTISTIGQFFMKELKQLF
- a CDS encoding pyridoxal phosphate-dependent aminotransferase, which codes for MDLTKRFNKQVGKIAVSMIRQFDEQVTDIEGIIKLTLGEPDFNTPEHVKTAAHDAINANFSHYSGMAGLTDVREAATFFMKEKYGVSYQPASEVLVTVGATEAISASLLSILEPGDKVLMPAPIYPGYEPVITLAQAEPIYIDTTSNHFVLTPAMIEAAMLEHGDQVKAIILNYPSNPTGVTYNREEVQAIATVLKKYPIFVISDEIYSELTYEDQHVSIAEFIPEQTILINGLSKSHAMTGWRIGFIFGPEKLIAEIIKVHQYLVTAASTISQKAAVRALVEGMNDAAVMKEEYRERRDFVYEQMTSFGFEVARPNGAFYIFAKIPSGYEQDSMKFCVDLAQQQAVAIIPGVAFGKEAQGYVRISYAADMATLKEAMRRIGTYIKTNS
- a CDS encoding phosphate ABC transporter substrate-binding protein PstS family protein, with product MKKRLLSAVVLSVGLLIAGCGNQGATTSESTNKSKESSNSNQPVKIVAVGSTALQPLVDAAKDQFISEHPNYTISVQGGGSGTGLSQVSDGAVTIGNSDVFAEEKSGVDASKLVDHRVAVVGMGPVVNKEVGVKDISKQELIDIFTGKTKNWKDLGGKDQEIAVINRPSGSGTRATFEKWGLDGATAVQSQEQDSSGTVRQIVAQTPGAISYLAFSYMDDSTLALSIDDVKPTEENVADNSWKIWSYEHMYTKGEPDADVKPFLDFMLTDDVQEGVVKELGYLPMTSMKVERDVSGTITKK
- a CDS encoding response regulator transcription factor, with amino-acid sequence MKKVLVVDDEPSIVTLLTFNLEKDGYKVTTAVDGAVGYELALSNQFDFIILDVMLPHMDGLEITKSLRREKIDTPILILTAKDDQVDKIIGLEIGADDYLTKPFSPREVLARMKAIFRRLKPAPTKSEDFNEAAKAPLALGEILVDEQNYEVSVRGEKIELTPKEFELLVYFMKRKDRVIDRDTLLDRIWNYDFAGQSRIVDVHVSHLRDKIEIDPKRPAYLVTVRGFGYRFQEPKK